The following coding sequences lie in one Cryptococcus neoformans var. neoformans B-3501A chromosome 2, whole genome shotgun sequence genomic window:
- a CDS encoding hypothetical protein (HMMPfam hit to FAD-oxidase_C, FAD linked oxidases, C-terminal domain, score: 260.1, E(): 3.6e-75; HMMPfam hit to FAD_binding_4, FAD binding domain, score: 218.8, E(): 9.8e-63): MVPDMTEFNDKTGKMSRSESPSVERIYILLPVLQPTHTIGNTRMVHFPLSSSSAFIRRSRHLSRRNPTVQLPATTSRLFWRALSLSSRSPKYTTLTTSHISHIRKLLSSPSSVLSTLDGSATSDDLLPHNLDWMGKYLGQSKVLVKPKTVEEVSRIVKWCDENDVAIVPQGGNTGLVGGSTPIHDELILSLSSLNSIRSFDPVSGILIAEAGLILEKADSFLESRGFVFPLDLGAKGSCQIGGNVATNAGGLRLLRYGSLRGSVLGLEVVLPDGRIWDGLSGLRKDNTGYDLKQLFIGSEGSIGIITAVSILCPHRPRSTNVALFSLPSYAACLEVFSQAKQHLGEIMSAFEMFDNTAYEAVKKHGGAKKVFEKEGDFYCLIETGGSSAEHDSEKLTSLFDHLLSSSFILDGVLAQDSAQIHSLWQIRELCPESLSKAGKAYKYDLSVPVEKMYEVVERMRAHLKERGLLGGKVKYVAGFGHLGDGNLHLNVVAEGNEFSEEVQCIIEPFVYELVAEYNGSISAEHGLGSMKAPYISYSQTDTSIELMRRLKKLFDPKGIMNPYKFIL; encoded by the exons ATGGTTCCTGACATGACGGAATTCAACGACAAAACAGGGAAGATGTCACGTAGTGAGAGTCCGTCGGTCGAGAGGATATATATACTTCTACCCGTCCTTCAGCCCACGCACACCATCGGCAACACCAGGATGGTCCATTTCcccttgtcctcttcctctgctttcATCCGCAGGTCCCGACACCTTTCTCGTCGGAATCCTACCGTTCAATTACCTGCAACCACTTCTCGTCTCTTTTGGAGGGCTCTATCTCTCTCCTCAAGATCTCCAAAGTATACTACTCTCACCACCTCACATATTTCTCACATTCGAAAACTTTtgtcctctccatcctcggTCTTATCGACACTGGATGGTTCAGCAACATCAGACGATCTTTTACCTCACAATCTGGATTGGATGGGCAAATATTTAGGCCAGAGCAAGGTCCTTGTCAAGCCGAAAACGGTAGAAGAGGTCAGTCGGATAGTAAAGTGGTGTGACGAGAATGATGTGGCTATCGTTCCTCAGGGAGGGAATACAGGACTGGTAGGAGGTTCTACGCCTATTCATGACGAACTAATCTTGTCACTCTCCTCGCTCAACTCAATACGCTCTTTCGATCCAGTCTCTGGTATTCTCATTGCAGAAGCAGGGCTTATCTTAGAGAAAGCAGATTCATTTTTGGAATCCAGGGGCTTCGTATTCCCTCTTGACCTGGGTGCCAAGGGATCATGCCAGATAGGAGGCAATGTAGCTACCAATGCTGGAGGTTTAAGGCTGCTGCGTTACGGAAGTTTGAGAGGAAGTGTTTTGGGCCTGGAAGTAGTCTTGCCAGATGGCAGGATCTGGGACGGCTTGAGTGGTTTGAGGAAAGATAATACTG GCTATGACTTGAAACAGCTTTTCATAGGGTCTGAGGGCTCAATCGGCATAATCACCGCCGTATCTATCCTCTGTCCCCATCGGCCCCGCAGCACAAACGTCGCACTCTTCTCTCTACCATCTTATGCAGCCTGTCTTGAAGTATTTTCTCAAGCAAAACAGCATCTGGGAGAGATTATGTCGGCGTTCGAAATGTTTGACAATACTGCATACGAGGCTGTGAAGAAGCATGGGGGAGCAAAAAAGGtctttgaaaaagaaggagatttcTATTGTTTAATAGAAACAGGAGGAAGCTCAGCAGAGCATGACTCGGAG AAACTCACAAGCCTCTTCGACCACTTGCTATCCTCTTCGTTCATCCTTGATGGCGTATTGGCCCAAGACAGTGCTCAAATACATTCACTCTGGCAGATACGTGAATTATGTCCCGAATCACTAAGCAAAGCAGGCAAGGCGTACAAGTACGACCTCTCCGTTCCAGTTGAAAAAATGTATGAAGTTGtagagaggatgagggcaCATTtaaaggaaagagggcTCCTAGGCGGGAAAGTGAAATATGTGGCAGGTTTTGGCCATCTGGGTGATG GTAATCTCCATTTGAATGTGGTCGCAGAAGGGAACGAGTTCTCTGAGGAAGTGCAATGCATCATAGAGCCTTTCGTCTATGAGCTTGTAG CCGAATATAACGGTTCCATATCTGCTGAGCATGGTTTGGGCTCAATGAAGGCACCTTACATATCGTATTCTCAAACTGATACTTCTATCGAGTTGATGAGGCGGTTGAAAAAGCTTTTTGACCCAAAGGGAATCATGAACCCTTATAAATTCATTCTCTAG